The following DNA comes from Acidobacteriota bacterium.
GTCGACCGCGGCGTGGGGGTCTTCTGCTACAACGCCGGAAAAAGAGCATGCCAACGCGATCGCCGTCAGACACAGAGTCATGAGAGCTGCAAGTTTCAAGCCATTCCTCACTATTTTGCCGAACGTTGGAGTTCAGCCGCCCCGGAACGGGGTCGGCTGGGACGACTTGTTAGGCATTGGTTACGGAGAACTGGCTGATTTCACTTTGCAACTCTGCTGTAACGCCTACCCATTTTGTATTTTCTGTTATGACTAAGAAAATGCCGTACTCATCTTTAGCTGCCGAGTGAATTTGCTTGTACCAATCAAAGTATGACCACTCTCTAGGTTTGGGTGAATAGAGAAGCTTTTCCTCGGGGTTCCAATGTACTTCCATAGCAGATCGGTAGATGAAGTTGAAATCCGTTGAGACTGGTTTCACATAGAGCCTCTCGGCTTTATCAATGCCAATCTCTGCAATGTCTTCTCTATTCATAAATGCCTAACTAGCAATTAGACAGTTCTGTGTAAAGAATCCGCACCCATAGGGTGCGGCTTTAAATAATCCCCCCATAGGGGGGACAAGGCCCTGCCCCCAAAGGGGGCGGGCCCGCAAGCTGTGCCACCATCATGAAAATTAATCGATCAATTGTAGCTGCTCTATTTCTTGCTCCTTCTTTTCCTGGTAGCGGACATACTTGCGTATCATGTCCGCATCCAGCCCAACCGTATCGACGCAATAACCTTTGGCCCAGAAATGATTCCCCCAATAGGGTTTCCTCTTCAAATGCCGAAACTGCTGAAACATTCTCATTGAGCTTTGGCCCTTCAATCGCCCCAATAGCTCAGATATTGATATCTTCGGCGGAACCATTACCACCAAGTGCACGTGATCAGCCTGCACATTCATTTCAACAACTTCGCACCCGGCAAAACCACATATCGCTTGAATACCCGATTCCAGGGACGCCTTTATCTCCCCCTTCAGAATGCGGAAACGATATTTTGGCACCCACACAACATGGTACTGACAGTGCCATATCGTGTGTGATAACTTACGGAATCTGCTCACTGCTCCCTCCTTGCGCTTTCGTTGTGGCAACAACTCCGCGCAAAGATAGCAGTGAGCGGCCTTTACGGCCATTCCCATTCGGGACCGGCATAGCCAGTCCCTATTACCCCACCCGTAGGGTGGGGGTTTCCACTTTCATCTAAAATTATTAGTGCGGCGTGGCTGGTCCATGTAACCCGGATACGGCAGCCGCGCGTATTAAGTTCAACTTTCTAATGGGGCTCATCTTATCACCTTTTTGGGTTTTAACGGTTGCGGAATTAGACTGCGAAATCCGGTCGGCCTAATCTGAAGGGGAGGCGGGGAGGCCAGAAGATCCGCGGGGCTCTGGACCGCCGCGGGGCCCCGGTTCAAAACGTGCGTGTAGATCATGGTGGTGCGCACGTCGCTGTGGCCCAGCAGCTCCTGGACGGTGCGGATGTCGTAGCCCGCCTCGAGCAGGTGGGTGGCGAAGGAATGGCGGAAGGTATGGCAGCTGGCCGGCTTGGCAA
Coding sequences within:
- the tnpA gene encoding IS200/IS605 family transposase; translation: MSRFRKLSHTIWHCQYHVVWVPKYRFRILKGEIKASLESGIQAICGFAGCEVVEMNVQADHVHLVVMVPPKISISELLGRLKGQSSMRMFQQFRHLKRKPYWGNHFWAKGYCVDTVGLDADMIRKYVRYQEKKEQEIEQLQLID